From Electrophorus electricus isolate fEleEle1 chromosome 8, fEleEle1.pri, whole genome shotgun sequence, the proteins below share one genomic window:
- the zgc:194578 gene encoding epsin-1: MTQSMIRRTLKNLVQNYSEAEVKVREATSNDPWGPSSSQMADISDLTYNVVACGEIMGMLWKRLNDDKNWRHVYKSLTLLEYLLKTGSERIPKQSQENIHIIKPLLEFRFIDKDGKDQGVNVREKAKMVLALIQDEEKRKEERECAMKTKDKLASGTSDSSDKAKAEVPAYTGLPSLDNIPSVADLTASMAKKKEEQRRLEEERKETERRAKEGEKEPDLWEQAAPKAVPSSSDPWGAPSGVQKGTGCASNDPWGAPSSDSKDSGPVSVDPWGGLVDGKKDSATASGDPWGGSAMAEKQSPPAQNEPWGDTAQPTENKDPASTDPWGTSSDLLEDSQQTKADPWGTLPQPPTAKIDPWGGDGGISAVSTTDPFGDGAKVDNPWGTSGSSPLSANDPWGAPPAPTNTTVDPFGNGGISDSWTAPTESRTNGTGDLASAVPPEDSKKPPSFLGEGASLVDLDSLMSVKPKQKQLPLSALSASGQKAQGKEG, from the exons ATGACACAGTCAATGATACGTAGAACACTGAAGAACCTTGTGCAGAATTACTCTGAGGCTGAGGTGAAG GTGAGGGAGGCAACCTCCAATGACCCCTGGGGGCCATCCAGCTCACAGATGGCAGACATATCAGATCTGACATACAATGTAGTAGCCTGTGGTGAAATTATGGGCATGTTATGGAAGCGGCTCAATGATGACAAGAACTGGAGGCATGTctacaag tcTTTAACACTGCTGGAGTATCTACTGAAAACTGGTTCTGAACGTATTCCGAAGCAGAGTCAAGAGAACATTCATATTATCAAACCTCTGTTAGAGTTTCGCTTCATAGACAAGGATGGGAAAGACCAG GGTGTGAATGTCAGGGAGAAAGCCAAGATGGTACTGGCTCTTATACAAGATGAGGAGAAAcggaaagaggagagggagtgtgCTATGAAGACTAAGGACAAGTTGGCATCTG GCACCTCAGACTCAAGTGACAAAGCAAAGGCTGAGGTTCCTGCATATACAGGGCTACCATCCTTGGACAACATCCCCTCCGTAGCTGATCTAACAGCCTCTATGGCaaagaagaaggaggagcagAGACGCCTggaggaagaaaggaaagagacagagaggcgg GCAAAAGAAGGTGAAAAAGAACCTGACCTGTGGGAGCAGGCGGCACCGAAGGCTGTGCCATCCAGTTCTGATCCCTGGGGAGCTCCGTCTGGTGTACAAAAAGGCACTGGCTGTGCCAGCAATGATCCCTGGGGGGCGCCATCAAGTGATTCCAAAGATTCAGGTCCGGTTTCTGTTGATCCTTGGGGTGGGTTAGTGGATGGAAAAAAAGACTCAGCCACAGCTTCTGGGGATCCATGGGGTGGTTCAGCCATGGCTGAGAAACAATCACCACCTGCCCAGAATGAGCCATGGGGTGACACTGCACAGcctacagaaaacaaagatcCAGCTTCTACAGACCCCTGGGGCACATCCAGCGACTTACTAGAAGATTCCCAACAGACAAAGGCAGATCCCTGGGGGACACTGCCTCAGCCACCCACAGCGAAGATAGACCCATGGGGTGGGGATGGCGGAATCTCAGCGGTGTCAACCACTGATCCATTCGGAGATGGGGCTAAAGTTGATAATCCATGGGGCACATCTG GTTCTTCACCACTTTCTGCTAATGACCCCTGGGGTGCCCCACCAGCTCCAACTAATACTACAGTTGACCCCTTTGGCAATGGAGGGATCTCAGATTCCTGGACAGCTCCTACAGAGAGCAGGACCAATGGAACAG GTGACCTTGCTTCAGCTGTACCACCTGAAGACTCCAAAAAACCACCTAGTTTCCTTGGGGAAGGAGCCTCACTGGTGGACCTTGACTCTCTCATGTCTgtcaaacccaaacaaaaacagctccCTCTTAGTGCCCTTTCAGCCTCTGGCCAAAAGGCACAGGGTAAGGAGGGCTAA
- the styk1a gene encoding tyrosine-protein kinase STYK1 isoform X3 produces the protein MSNSSNVTSLCDSGDRICVVREYEKEIIVVPVLLLVAFLSTLLALCLLRLRSKKDFQTVTTQKHQTHNHHAPRHHHRNRQHLQGIEAPPELNPLESEAVPITAQTQNDRPWPQMSTEMSTEIQHGSFQQITPLTLSFTVHPNKSVTLYHAIKDQRAVILRVLKATANTKEHQAFLGFAHFLSDLGPHPCLPLLLGPVTVGPPLIMVMEELVNRDLLGFLWRYRQEHAHRTATCNITEKQIFIMGGHIASALEFLHSKNCTHGNVRARSVLVGQDLSVKLWGFGPAFHRRMEAGSSAEIEVMEMRKWQAPEVLAHRPVSHSSDIWSFGILLYEMVTFGEPPFPKIMACELLQHLQRGKSLQRPANCSISLYSNMKACCQWRPQDRPTLTDLISKLKQGGRRANDRVMLRVPEPIDMEKYMREAGYGERYNYAFL, from the exons ATGTCCAATTCATCTAATGTAACAAGCCTCTGTGATTCAGGGGACAGGATATGTG TGGTACGAGAGTACGAAAAAGAAATCATTGTGGTTCCAGTACTACTGCTAGTGGCTTTCCTGAGTACCCTGCTTGCTCTGTGTCTATTGAGACTGAGGTCTAAGAAAGATTTTCAGACTGTAACAACACagaaacatcaaacacacaaccaccatGCACCCAGACATCACCATCGCAACAGACAGCACCTGCAAGGCATTGAAG CCCCTCCAGAGCTCAACCCATTGGAGTCTGAGGCTGTACCTATAACAGCTCAAACACAGAATGACAGGCCCTGGCCACAGATGTCTACTGAGATGTCTACTGAGATACAACATGGCTCCTTTCAGCAAATCACCCCACTGACCCTCTCCTTCACAGTGCACCCCAATAAGAGTGTAACTCTCTACCATGCCATTAAGGACCAGAGGGCAGTCATCTTACGAGTGCTCAAAG CTACAGCCAATACCAAAGAGCACCAGGCCTTCTTGGGCTTTGCCCACTTCTTGTCTGACCTGGGGCCCCACCCATGCTTGCCCCTTCTGCTTGGGCCTGTAACAGTGGGGCCACCATTGATTATGGTGATGGAGGAACTAGTCAACAGAGACCTGCTAGGGTTCTTATGGAGATACAGACAG GAACATGCACACAGGACAGCTACATGCAACATAACAGAGAAACAAATTTTCATTATGGGAGGACATATCGCCTCAGCTTTG GAGTTTCTGCACAGCAAGAACTGTACCCATGGAAATGTTCGGGCACGGAGTGTCCTAGTTGGTCAAGACCTGTCTGTGAAGCTATGGGGATTCGGCCCAGCATTCCACAGGAGGATGGAGGCAGGTTCTTCAGCAGAAATCGAAGTAATGGAGATGAGGAAGTGGCAAGCTCCAGAGGTGTTAGCTCATCGCCCTGTTAGTCACAGCAGTGATAT ATGGTCATTTGGCATCTTGCTATACGAAATGGTGACATTTG GTGAACCACCCTTCCCCAAAATCATGGCTTGTGAACTCCTGCAACACTTACAGAGGGGAAAATCCCTACAGAGACCAGCAAACTGCTCAATCTCACT ATACTCCAACATGAAGGCCTGTTGTCAGTGGAGACCACAGGACCGACCTACTCTGACTGATCTGATTTCAAAACTCAAGCAAGGGGGGAGGAGAGCCAATGACAGGGTAATGCTACGAGTGCCTGAGCCAATAGACATGGAAAAGTACATGCGGGAAGCGGGCTATGGAGAGCGTTACAACTATGCTTttctctaa
- the LOC113572591 gene encoding BCL-6 corepressor-like protein 1 isoform X1 has protein sequence MSSYSTSHNGSIRSTWLIGQERPKDVNASCLMLAGCQHYIAKATFSVHHVADATIPLDQLPEATMPLEIAPAPGMEDAPPSGESILVTGIEGTIQPIPEAAARGKTVALKATQLASQSATVFLPCSNPIPVAVSMSTSISMPTPAAAAPLDLQPISLPGLENSSLPVSVPITEDATMPVPVPGIVDTIQPVPVPVPPDPRMKLMGQPPDPTAVPPVLPDPPPAAALLPDLSDSPTAAMPLDLPYPLPAAAMPPYLPDIPLAVMLFSLRFLLGYTIPVSIRKYCRVFALASYVCL, from the coding sequence ATGAGCTCATACTCTACAAGTCACAATGGCAGCATCAGGAGTACATGGCTCATAGGGCAGGAAAGGCCCAAGGATGTGAATGCCTCATGTCTCATGTTGGCAGGTTGTCAGCATTACATAGCCAAGGCAACTTTCTCTGTGCATCATGTTGCAGATGCCACTATACCACTAGATCAGCTGCCTGAGGCCACCATGCCACTAGAGATTGCTCCGGCCCCTGGCATGGAAGATGCCCCACCCAGCGGTGAGTCTATTCTGGTTACCGGCATTGAGGGCACCATACAGCCCATTCCTGAGGCCGCAGCTAGGGGCAAGACTGTGGCTCTTAAGGCCACCCAGTTGGCCTCTCAGTCAGCCACAGTGTTCTTACCCTGTAGCAATCCTATCCCAGTGGCTGTCTCCATGTCCACCAGCATATCCATGCCTactccagcagcagctgcacctCTGGACCTACAGCCAATTTCTCTTCCCGGCCTGGAAAACTCCAGCCTCCCAGTTTCTGTTCCCATCACGGAAGATGCCACAatgccagttcctgttcccggcattgTGGACACCATTCAACCAGTTCCGGTTCCTGTGCCTCCAGACCCCAGGATGAAACTCATGGGCCAGCCTCCAGATCCCACCGCTGTGCCTCCAGTCCTGCCAGATCCACCACCAGCTGCAGCCCTGCTTCCGGACCTCTCAGACTCACCTACTGCAGCAATGCCTCTGGACCTGCCATACCCACTGCCAGCCGCAGCCATGCCTCCATATCTGCCGGATATTCCTTTGGCTGTCATGCTCTTTTCTCTTCGCTTCTTGCTGGGTTACACTATCCCTGTCAGCATACGCAAGTATTGTCGTGTTTTTGCTTTAGCGtcatatgtctgtctgtaa
- the styk1a gene encoding tyrosine-protein kinase STYK1 isoform X2: MKFTSLLQRMKLVREYEKEIIVVPVLLLVAFLSTLLALCLLRLRSKKDFQTVTTQKHQTHNHHAPRHHHRNRQHLQGIEAPPELNPLESEAVPITAQTQNDRPWPQMSTEMSTEIQHGSFQQITPLTLSFTVHPNKSVTLYHAIKDQRAVILRVLKATANTKEHQAFLGFAHFLSDLGPHPCLPLLLGPVTVGPPLIMVMEELVNRDLLGFLWRYRQEHAHRTATCNITEKQIFIMGGHIASALFYNILIWKQEFLHSKNCTHGNVRARSVLVGQDLSVKLWGFGPAFHRRMEAGSSAEIEVMEMRKWQAPEVLAHRPVSHSSDIWSFGILLYEMVTFGEPPFPKIMACELLQHLQRGKSLQRPANCSISLYSNMKACCQWRPQDRPTLTDLISKLKQGGRRANDRVMLRVPEPIDMEKYMREAGYGERYNYAFL; encoded by the exons ATGAAATTTACTTCTTTACTACAGAGGATGAAAT TGGTACGAGAGTACGAAAAAGAAATCATTGTGGTTCCAGTACTACTGCTAGTGGCTTTCCTGAGTACCCTGCTTGCTCTGTGTCTATTGAGACTGAGGTCTAAGAAAGATTTTCAGACTGTAACAACACagaaacatcaaacacacaaccaccatGCACCCAGACATCACCATCGCAACAGACAGCACCTGCAAGGCATTGAAG CCCCTCCAGAGCTCAACCCATTGGAGTCTGAGGCTGTACCTATAACAGCTCAAACACAGAATGACAGGCCCTGGCCACAGATGTCTACTGAGATGTCTACTGAGATACAACATGGCTCCTTTCAGCAAATCACCCCACTGACCCTCTCCTTCACAGTGCACCCCAATAAGAGTGTAACTCTCTACCATGCCATTAAGGACCAGAGGGCAGTCATCTTACGAGTGCTCAAAG CTACAGCCAATACCAAAGAGCACCAGGCCTTCTTGGGCTTTGCCCACTTCTTGTCTGACCTGGGGCCCCACCCATGCTTGCCCCTTCTGCTTGGGCCTGTAACAGTGGGGCCACCATTGATTATGGTGATGGAGGAACTAGTCAACAGAGACCTGCTAGGGTTCTTATGGAGATACAGACAG GAACATGCACACAGGACAGCTACATGCAACATAACAGAGAAACAAATTTTCATTATGGGAGGACATATCGCCTCAGCTTTG TTTTACAACATACTTATCTGGAAACAGGAGTTTCTGCACAGCAAGAACTGTACCCATGGAAATGTTCGGGCACGGAGTGTCCTAGTTGGTCAAGACCTGTCTGTGAAGCTATGGGGATTCGGCCCAGCATTCCACAGGAGGATGGAGGCAGGTTCTTCAGCAGAAATCGAAGTAATGGAGATGAGGAAGTGGCAAGCTCCAGAGGTGTTAGCTCATCGCCCTGTTAGTCACAGCAGTGATAT ATGGTCATTTGGCATCTTGCTATACGAAATGGTGACATTTG GTGAACCACCCTTCCCCAAAATCATGGCTTGTGAACTCCTGCAACACTTACAGAGGGGAAAATCCCTACAGAGACCAGCAAACTGCTCAATCTCACT ATACTCCAACATGAAGGCCTGTTGTCAGTGGAGACCACAGGACCGACCTACTCTGACTGATCTGATTTCAAAACTCAAGCAAGGGGGGAGGAGAGCCAATGACAGGGTAATGCTACGAGTGCCTGAGCCAATAGACATGGAAAAGTACATGCGGGAAGCGGGCTATGGAGAGCGTTACAACTATGCTTttctctaa
- the necap1 gene encoding adaptin ear-binding coat-associated protein 1 has translation MTTEGEYESIICVKPDISVYRIPPRATNRGYRAADWKLDAPDWTGRMRITAKGKVAYIKLEDKLSGELFAQAPVQEYPGIAVETVNDSSRYFVLRIQDDNGRSAYIGVGFSDRGDAFDFSVALQDHFKWVKQENEISKSAQAADSGPKMELGFKEGQTITLNIGQGKKRDKPRPQSSGGLGLLPPPPGGKIAPPPSSKHNMEQHLGGAQIGCLLELDSSNSNTVVQANLSSDLWGDFSSTASSVPSSAPQQEPTSGNWVQF, from the exons ATGACGACTGAGGGGGAATACGAATCAATTATCTGTGTTAAACCAGATATCAGTGTTTACCGCATCCCACCTCGAGCTACGAATCGTGGATACAG AGCGGCTGACTGGAAGTTGGATGCTCCTGATTGGACAGGGCGGATGCGGATAACTGCAAAGGGAAAGGTGGCATATATCAAACTGGAAGACAAACTCTCAG GTGAGCTGTTTGCTCAGGCACCAGTTCAGGAATACCCTGGTATTGCCGTGGAGACGGTTAATGATTCCAGCCGGTACTTCGTGCTCCGAATACAAGATGATAACG gtCGGAGTGCATACATTGGGGTTGGATTCAGTGACAGGGGTGATGCGTTTGATTTCAGTGTTGCTCTGCAGGATCATTTCAA GTGGGTGAAACAGGAGAATGAAATCAGCAAAAGTGCTCAGGCTGCAGACTCTGGGCCAAAGATGGAGCTGGGCTTTAAGGAGGGACAGACCATTACACTCAACATTGGG caaGGCAAAAAAAGGgataagccccgcccccagagTTCAGGAGGCCTTGGCCttctcccacctccccctggAGGCAAAATAGCCCCTCCACCTTCTTCTAAACATAACATGGAACAACACCTAGGGGGAGCACAGATTG GTTGTTTGTTAGAATTGGATAGTAGTAACTCCAATACAGTGGTTCAGGCAAACCTGAGTTCAGACCTGTGGGGTGACTTCTCTTCCACTGCAAG CTCTGTTCCTTCTTCAGCACCACAACAAGAACCAACTTCTGGGAACTGGGTCCAGTTTTGA
- the LOC113572591 gene encoding formin-2-like isoform X2, with amino-acid sequence MPLEIAPAPGMEDAPPSGESILVTGIEGTIQPIPEAAARGKTVALKATQLASQSATVFLPCSNPIPVAVSMSTSISMPTPAAAAPLDLQPISLPGLENSSLPVSVPITEDATMPVPVPGIVDTIQPVPVPVPPDPRMKLMGQPPDPTAVPPVLPDPPPAAALLPDLSDSPTAAMPLDLPYPLPAAAMPPYLPDIPLAVMLFSLRFLLGYTIPVSIRKYCRVFALASYVCL; translated from the coding sequence ATGCCACTAGAGATTGCTCCGGCCCCTGGCATGGAAGATGCCCCACCCAGCGGTGAGTCTATTCTGGTTACCGGCATTGAGGGCACCATACAGCCCATTCCTGAGGCCGCAGCTAGGGGCAAGACTGTGGCTCTTAAGGCCACCCAGTTGGCCTCTCAGTCAGCCACAGTGTTCTTACCCTGTAGCAATCCTATCCCAGTGGCTGTCTCCATGTCCACCAGCATATCCATGCCTactccagcagcagctgcacctCTGGACCTACAGCCAATTTCTCTTCCCGGCCTGGAAAACTCCAGCCTCCCAGTTTCTGTTCCCATCACGGAAGATGCCACAatgccagttcctgttcccggcattgTGGACACCATTCAACCAGTTCCGGTTCCTGTGCCTCCAGACCCCAGGATGAAACTCATGGGCCAGCCTCCAGATCCCACCGCTGTGCCTCCAGTCCTGCCAGATCCACCACCAGCTGCAGCCCTGCTTCCGGACCTCTCAGACTCACCTACTGCAGCAATGCCTCTGGACCTGCCATACCCACTGCCAGCCGCAGCCATGCCTCCATATCTGCCGGATATTCCTTTGGCTGTCATGCTCTTTTCTCTTCGCTTCTTGCTGGGTTACACTATCCCTGTCAGCATACGCAAGTATTGTCGTGTTTTTGCTTTAGCGtcatatgtctgtctgtaa
- the styk1a gene encoding tyrosine-protein kinase STYK1 isoform X1, with protein MSNSSNVTSLCDSGDRICVVREYEKEIIVVPVLLLVAFLSTLLALCLLRLRSKKDFQTVTTQKHQTHNHHAPRHHHRNRQHLQGIEAPPELNPLESEAVPITAQTQNDRPWPQMSTEMSTEIQHGSFQQITPLTLSFTVHPNKSVTLYHAIKDQRAVILRVLKATANTKEHQAFLGFAHFLSDLGPHPCLPLLLGPVTVGPPLIMVMEELVNRDLLGFLWRYRQEHAHRTATCNITEKQIFIMGGHIASALFYNILIWKQEFLHSKNCTHGNVRARSVLVGQDLSVKLWGFGPAFHRRMEAGSSAEIEVMEMRKWQAPEVLAHRPVSHSSDIWSFGILLYEMVTFGEPPFPKIMACELLQHLQRGKSLQRPANCSISLYSNMKACCQWRPQDRPTLTDLISKLKQGGRRANDRVMLRVPEPIDMEKYMREAGYGERYNYAFL; from the exons ATGTCCAATTCATCTAATGTAACAAGCCTCTGTGATTCAGGGGACAGGATATGTG TGGTACGAGAGTACGAAAAAGAAATCATTGTGGTTCCAGTACTACTGCTAGTGGCTTTCCTGAGTACCCTGCTTGCTCTGTGTCTATTGAGACTGAGGTCTAAGAAAGATTTTCAGACTGTAACAACACagaaacatcaaacacacaaccaccatGCACCCAGACATCACCATCGCAACAGACAGCACCTGCAAGGCATTGAAG CCCCTCCAGAGCTCAACCCATTGGAGTCTGAGGCTGTACCTATAACAGCTCAAACACAGAATGACAGGCCCTGGCCACAGATGTCTACTGAGATGTCTACTGAGATACAACATGGCTCCTTTCAGCAAATCACCCCACTGACCCTCTCCTTCACAGTGCACCCCAATAAGAGTGTAACTCTCTACCATGCCATTAAGGACCAGAGGGCAGTCATCTTACGAGTGCTCAAAG CTACAGCCAATACCAAAGAGCACCAGGCCTTCTTGGGCTTTGCCCACTTCTTGTCTGACCTGGGGCCCCACCCATGCTTGCCCCTTCTGCTTGGGCCTGTAACAGTGGGGCCACCATTGATTATGGTGATGGAGGAACTAGTCAACAGAGACCTGCTAGGGTTCTTATGGAGATACAGACAG GAACATGCACACAGGACAGCTACATGCAACATAACAGAGAAACAAATTTTCATTATGGGAGGACATATCGCCTCAGCTTTG TTTTACAACATACTTATCTGGAAACAGGAGTTTCTGCACAGCAAGAACTGTACCCATGGAAATGTTCGGGCACGGAGTGTCCTAGTTGGTCAAGACCTGTCTGTGAAGCTATGGGGATTCGGCCCAGCATTCCACAGGAGGATGGAGGCAGGTTCTTCAGCAGAAATCGAAGTAATGGAGATGAGGAAGTGGCAAGCTCCAGAGGTGTTAGCTCATCGCCCTGTTAGTCACAGCAGTGATAT ATGGTCATTTGGCATCTTGCTATACGAAATGGTGACATTTG GTGAACCACCCTTCCCCAAAATCATGGCTTGTGAACTCCTGCAACACTTACAGAGGGGAAAATCCCTACAGAGACCAGCAAACTGCTCAATCTCACT ATACTCCAACATGAAGGCCTGTTGTCAGTGGAGACCACAGGACCGACCTACTCTGACTGATCTGATTTCAAAACTCAAGCAAGGGGGGAGGAGAGCCAATGACAGGGTAATGCTACGAGTGCCTGAGCCAATAGACATGGAAAAGTACATGCGGGAAGCGGGCTATGGAGAGCGTTACAACTATGCTTttctctaa